A window of the Lactuca sativa cultivar Salinas chromosome 7, Lsat_Salinas_v11, whole genome shotgun sequence genome harbors these coding sequences:
- the LOC111905503 gene encoding uncharacterized protein LOC111905503, translating into MEDFRSKSYNANGMQIQPYNRNLQDFRCYSTSYASSSSHTQMDNNTNPTADKFKKHASKSTNGSMSKSWSFTDPELQRMKRVATYKAYTVEGKVKGSIKKSFRWIKDKYSQMVYGFRS; encoded by the coding sequence ATGGAAGATTTCAGATCCAAATCCTACAATGCAAATGGTATGCAAATTCAGCCTTACAACAGGAATCTCCAAGATTTCCGATGTTACAGTACTTCTTATGCATCATCATCTTCTCACACCCAGATGGACAACAACACCAATCCAACTGCTGACAAGTTCAAGAAACATGCCAGCAAGTCAACGAATGGGTCAATGTCCAAAAGTTGGAGCTTTACTGACCCTGAATTGCAGAGGATGAAAAGGGTTGCTACCTACAAGGCTTATACAGTGGAAGGAAAAGTCAAAGGGTCAATTAAAAAAAGCTTTAGATGGATTAAAGATAAGTATTCACAgatggtttatggtttcagatcATGA
- the LOC111905942 gene encoding uncharacterized protein At2g29880, with translation MFMKIVGVMEKIRNYRNWTITEDAKLVEALVNMVNMGGYKADNGFKSGYLLHLENALKEKIPNSGILGKPHIESRIKTMKKDWQVVYDMVNGTNTSGFGYDSSTHSVTAESAVWDSYIQVHKEAGKWRNKIFPHYEDLCIIFGKDRAQGNKAKDFSQMEEDANNEEQSKQVEDVFEEQTTENEESPNTCSKKRKRVDAVIKGITIAANTLGEKLEKAANSMNQAILGETEVQKKASMVIPFLSKTFCKTNAPSNSSRF, from the exons ATGTTTATGAAAATAGTAGGTGTGATGGAAAAAATCAGAAACTATCGCAACTGGACAATTACTGAAGATGCCAAGCTCGTGGAAGCATTGGTAAATATGGTGAACATGGGAGGATATAAAGCCGATAATGGTTTTAAATCTGGATATTTACTACATCTAGAAAACGCATTAAAGGAAAAAATTCCTAACTCTGGCATATTGGGTAAACCTCACATTGAGTCAAGGATCAAAACCATGAAAAAAGATTGGCAAGTTGTTTATGATATGGTAAATGGTACGAACACAAGTGGTTTTGGTTATGATAGCTCCACTCATTCTGTAACAGCTGAATCAGCAGTTTGGGATTCTTACATACAG GTTCATAAAGAGGCAggaaaatggagaaataagataTTTCCTCATTACGAGGATTTATGTATCATTTTTGGAAAAGATAGAGCTCAAGGGAATAAAGCCAAGGATTTTTCCCAAATGGAAGAAGATGCAAATAATGAAGAGCAATCAAAACAAGTGGAAGATGTTTTTGAAGAACAAACCACAGAAAATGAAGAATCTCCAAACACATGCTCAAAGAAGAGGAAAAGAGTTGATGCAGTTATTAAGGGAATAACTATTGCAGCTAACACCCTTGGAGAAAAACTTGAAAAAGCAGCAAATAGCATGAACCAAGCAATACTAGGAGAAACAGAAGTACAAAAAAAAGCTTCAATGGTGATTCCATTCCTTTCAAAAACATTCTGTAAAACAAACGCGCCCTCAAATTCCTCCAGATTCTAA